In Tachypleus tridentatus isolate NWPU-2018 chromosome 7, ASM421037v1, whole genome shotgun sequence, a genomic segment contains:
- the LOC143256746 gene encoding carbohydrate sulfotransferase 1-like isoform X2, protein MTYARGGSSFLGDLLQSHPDVFYLYEPLHYFGNEILLPQIPTSRKFLSDIFRCNFNNWDSFLIWAKQNMQYKNLQRNNRFWSACSVKRNTKNCYNAHFITSFCQRYLIKVVKVIRFSLNQVQEMLEKNKNLNLKIIHMVRDPRGIMKSRLMEKEVSVWCQKSLCSDFKSLCTQISDDLTYGCEIKAKFPEKYKLLRYEDLAQKPLETAQDIFRFLGKESLPEEVVKFVISHTKVTKFPVTKEKLLWEYTTFRNSSATAVSWINELPFNIVLKVQSNCIDVFNRMSYNNLNTSSQINYTLPFKETFDENNIC, encoded by the coding sequence ATGACTTATGCGCGAGGTGGATCCTCGTTCTTGGGTGACTTACTACAAAGCCATCCCGACGTTTTCTACCTTTACGAGCCTCTTCATTATTTTggaaatgaaatacttttacCACAAATACCGACATCAAGAAAGTTTCTGTCAGATATCTTTCGGTGTAATTTCAATAACTGGGATTCCTTTCTGATTTGGGCCAAACAAAATATGCAATACAAAAACCTTCAAAGAAATAACAGATTCTGGAGCGCTTGCTCGGTTAAGAGAAACACAAAAAATTGTTATAACGCCCATTTCATTACTTCATTCTGTCAAAGATATTTGATCAAAGTCGTTAAAGTGATCAGGTTTTCCCTGAACCAAGTGCAAGAGATGttagaaaagaacaaaaatttaaacttgaaaataatccACATGGTACGCGACCCTCGAGGAATTATGAAATCGCGATTAATGGAAAAAGAGGTTAGTGTTTGGTGTCAGAAGAGTTTATGCTCCGATTTCAAGTCCTTGTGCACTCAAATCAGCGATGATCTTACTTATGGGTGTGAAATTAAAGCTAAGTTTCCTGAAAAGTACAAACTTTTGAGATATGAGGACCTTGCCCAAAAACCACTAGAAACTGCCCAAGATATTTTCCGATTTTTAGGAAAAGAATCTCTTCCAGAGGAGGTTGTAAAGTTTGTGATATCGCACACTAAAGTAACGAAGTTTCCAGTAACCAAGGAAAAACTACTTTGGGAATACACGACTTTCCGAAACTCCTCTGCTACTGCAGTTTCATGGATAAATGAACTTCCATTTAACATAGTTTTAAAAGTTCAGTCTAACTGTATAGATGTATTTAATCGAATGAGTTACAACAACCTAAACACTTCCTCTCAGATCAATTATACTCTACCTTTTAAAGAAACTTTCgatgaaaacaatatttgttgA